One part of the Thiomicrospira cyclica ALM1 genome encodes these proteins:
- the glmS gene encoding glutamine--fructose-6-phosphate transaminase (isomerizing): MCGIVGGVAERNLVPILLAGLKRLEYRGYDSSGLAVIDESQTLLRYRAEGKIQALEQTIAQQAPNLYGQTGIAHTRWATHGRPAERNAHPHTSHDLISVVHNGIIENYQALKAQLMAQNITFASETDSEVIAHSVYLAYQSDLDLKDAVTQTVAQFDGAYALGIVAKDQPGRLIATRKGSPLVIGVGIGEHFIASDVTALLPVTQNFIFLQEGDIADIYRDRFVIYNASGEVVERPMVQSSLNPAAVELGNHRHFMHKEIFEQPQAVIDTLQGRITDQEVITEAFGFQAADLFDQITQVQIVACGTSYHAGLVAKYWLEDIIRLPCQVEVASEYRYRNPVLQDKTLFVTLSQSGETADTLAALQLIKQQAKQRQFTQIATLCICNVAESSLTRESDMTFLTHAGPEIGVASTKAFTTQLVALALLMMVLGKRHKTLSVKREAAIVAGLKKLPGLIQNALTHEASIQQLANSFADKHNALFLGRGTMFPIALEGALKLKEISYIHAEAYPAGELKHGPLALVDEMIPVVAIAPHDDLLEKLKSNLQEVNARGGQMIVFEDEASNIQSDGSFKVLKTTSNVGRITAPITFNIPLQLLAYHVALIRGTDVDQPRNLAKSVTVE, from the coding sequence ATGTGCGGAATTGTTGGCGGGGTGGCTGAACGAAATTTAGTCCCAATTTTATTAGCCGGTCTGAAGCGGTTAGAGTATCGGGGTTACGATTCATCAGGACTTGCGGTGATTGATGAAAGTCAAACATTACTCCGCTACCGTGCTGAAGGAAAAATCCAGGCACTTGAACAGACCATTGCGCAACAAGCGCCCAATTTATATGGGCAAACCGGTATTGCACATACGCGCTGGGCCACTCATGGTCGTCCGGCCGAGCGAAATGCTCACCCTCATACTAGTCATGATCTTATTTCAGTGGTTCATAACGGTATCATTGAGAACTACCAGGCCTTAAAAGCGCAACTAATGGCACAAAACATCACCTTTGCGTCGGAGACGGATAGTGAAGTTATCGCACATAGCGTTTATTTAGCCTATCAGTCAGACCTGGACTTAAAAGATGCGGTTACTCAGACTGTCGCTCAGTTTGATGGTGCTTATGCACTTGGGATTGTTGCCAAAGATCAGCCGGGTCGTTTAATTGCGACCCGTAAAGGCAGTCCCTTGGTGATAGGCGTTGGTATAGGTGAGCATTTCATTGCATCGGATGTTACCGCGCTGTTACCGGTCACACAAAACTTTATCTTTTTGCAGGAAGGCGATATCGCGGATATTTACCGCGATCGGTTTGTTATTTACAACGCATCTGGTGAGGTGGTAGAGCGCCCGATGGTGCAGTCCAGCCTAAATCCAGCAGCGGTTGAATTGGGTAATCATCGCCACTTTATGCATAAGGAAATTTTTGAACAGCCGCAGGCGGTGATTGATACGTTGCAAGGCCGAATTACTGACCAAGAAGTGATTACCGAAGCTTTTGGGTTCCAGGCAGCTGACCTATTCGATCAGATAACCCAGGTGCAAATTGTGGCTTGCGGTACCAGTTACCATGCCGGCCTGGTTGCAAAATACTGGTTAGAAGATATTATTCGTCTACCTTGTCAAGTTGAGGTAGCCAGTGAGTATCGATATCGGAACCCCGTGTTACAAGATAAGACGCTGTTTGTGACTCTATCCCAGTCGGGTGAAACCGCCGACACCCTTGCCGCTTTACAATTGATTAAGCAGCAGGCTAAGCAACGTCAATTTACCCAGATAGCGACTCTGTGTATCTGTAATGTCGCCGAGTCGAGCCTAACTCGTGAATCGGATATGACCTTTTTAACCCATGCCGGACCAGAAATCGGTGTTGCCAGTACCAAAGCCTTTACCACTCAATTGGTTGCGCTGGCGCTATTGATGATGGTGTTGGGTAAACGTCATAAAACGCTGAGTGTCAAACGTGAGGCGGCAATTGTGGCGGGCTTAAAAAAATTACCCGGCTTGATTCAAAATGCACTCACGCATGAGGCGTCGATTCAGCAATTGGCCAATAGCTTTGCTGATAAGCATAATGCTCTGTTTTTAGGACGCGGCACTATGTTTCCGATTGCGCTTGAAGGCGCATTGAAACTCAAAGAAATTAGCTATATTCATGCGGAAGCCTACCCGGCGGGTGAGCTGAAACATGGCCCACTAGCCCTAGTTGATGAAATGATTCCAGTTGTTGCGATTGCGCCGCATGATGATTTGCTCGAAAAGCTGAAATCTAATTTGCAAGAGGTGAATGCACGCGGTGGTCAAATGATTGTATTTGAAGATGAGGCGTCTAACATTCAATCGGATGGCTCATTTAAAGTGCTTAAAACTACTAGTAACGTCGGTCGTATTACCGCACCGATTACGTTTAATATTCCGTTGCAGTTGTTGGCTTATCACGTAGCTCTAATACGGGGTACTGATGTTGACCAACCCCGTAATCTCGCAAAATCGGTAACAGTGGAATAA
- the dnaA gene encoding chromosomal replication initiator protein DnaA, protein MSHVWTQSLKFLEQDLNEQQFHSWIRPLKVIEDESVIRLLAPTPFILDWVNRKLMPNIQRAVAQVAPQDTPQVKLEIGDYDFDEPVTQTMPTPIAIAPAQPAAQLRVDTNKKTIKHKLNVNYIFDNFVEGKANQLAAAAARQVAENPGGSYNPFFIYGGVGLGKTHLMHAIGNALLEKNPNARVAYLHSESFVADMVNALRHNKIEEFKRFYRSLDALLIDDIQFFANKEQSQEEFFHTFNTLLEGNKQVILTSDRFPKEVDGLEDRLKSRFGWGLTIAVEPPEFEMRVAILMKKAAQANYALPEDVAFFVAKRLRGNVRELEGALKRIVAYAQFTQQTITVELVKEALKDLLALQQKMITLDNIQKTVADYYKLRVADLLSKRRSRNIARPRQVAMALAKELTHHSLPEIGDAFGGRDHTTVLHAVRTIKSMRDTDHVIDEDFSKLVRIITS, encoded by the coding sequence TTGAGTCACGTCTGGACACAAAGTTTAAAATTCTTAGAGCAAGATCTAAATGAGCAGCAGTTTCATAGTTGGATTCGGCCACTTAAAGTGATCGAAGATGAGAGCGTTATTCGATTGCTAGCACCCACTCCATTTATTCTTGATTGGGTAAATCGCAAGCTGATGCCTAATATTCAACGAGCTGTTGCTCAGGTCGCGCCACAGGATACGCCACAGGTGAAACTGGAAATTGGTGATTATGATTTTGATGAGCCTGTGACTCAAACTATGCCAACGCCAATAGCGATCGCTCCGGCTCAACCAGCTGCTCAGCTGCGTGTTGATACCAATAAAAAAACGATCAAACATAAGCTGAACGTAAATTATATTTTTGATAATTTTGTTGAAGGTAAGGCCAACCAGTTGGCGGCGGCGGCGGCTCGTCAAGTCGCTGAAAATCCGGGTGGCAGTTATAACCCATTTTTTATTTACGGTGGTGTTGGCTTAGGTAAAACCCACTTAATGCATGCCATTGGAAATGCCTTGTTAGAGAAGAATCCCAACGCCCGTGTTGCCTACCTGCATTCGGAAAGTTTTGTGGCCGATATGGTTAATGCGCTGCGTCATAATAAAATTGAAGAATTTAAGCGGTTTTATCGCTCCTTGGATGCGTTATTGATTGACGATATTCAGTTTTTTGCCAACAAAGAACAATCGCAAGAAGAGTTTTTTCATACCTTCAACACCTTATTAGAAGGAAATAAGCAGGTTATCTTGACCTCGGATCGATTCCCCAAAGAGGTAGATGGTCTTGAAGATCGCCTTAAATCCCGCTTTGGTTGGGGGTTGACAATCGCGGTTGAGCCGCCGGAGTTTGAAATGCGTGTGGCGATTTTGATGAAAAAAGCGGCACAGGCCAATTATGCTCTACCTGAAGATGTCGCCTTTTTTGTTGCCAAGCGTCTGCGCGGTAACGTGCGTGAACTCGAAGGGGCATTAAAACGCATTGTGGCTTATGCCCAGTTTACTCAACAAACTATTACAGTTGAGTTGGTTAAAGAGGCGTTGAAAGATTTGTTGGCGTTACAGCAAAAAATGATTACTCTGGACAATATTCAAAAAACCGTTGCAGACTACTATAAATTGCGGGTAGCGGATTTGTTATCGAAACGACGTTCACGTAATATCGCTCGTCCAAGGCAGGTAGCTATGGCCTTAGCCAAAGAGTTAACTCACCATAGTTTGCCTGAAATAGGTGATGCATTTGGTGGTCGTGACCATACGACGGTGTTGCACGCTGTGCGAACCATCAAAAGTATGCGTGACACGGATCATGTGATCGATGAAGATTTTAGTAAACTAGTCAGAATTATTACCTCTTGA
- the dnaN gene encoding DNA polymerase III subunit beta, which produces MKLTLNREQFLKGLQTVAGVVEKRQTMPVLGNFLLQINGQHLTLTGSDLEIESRAQVVIDQLEGDAFDITLPAQKLLTIVRSLPEGVSVNLTFEAQRCTLTAGRSSFKLSTLPAADYPHLDLSRVELALQMSQAQLKQMLAQTSFAMASQDVRFYLNGMLFDVSPQALRLVATDGHRLSTTALEADFASLTPMQVIVPRKGIVELGKLLQASDDLVELAFAKNYLTVKLADIVFTCKLIEGRYPDFRRVIPQNNEVAVQTDRELLRAILQRAAILSNERFKGVRMVIDNNLLTVHAQNTEQDESNEDMAIDYLGDKIEIGFNVSYLLDVIQAVKDDHIVLSLKDNSSSCLISTADGLITAQHVVMPMRL; this is translated from the coding sequence ATGAAACTAACTTTAAATCGCGAACAATTTTTAAAAGGCTTACAAACAGTCGCTGGCGTTGTAGAAAAGCGCCAAACTATGCCGGTTTTAGGCAATTTTCTGCTACAGATTAATGGTCAGCACCTCACCTTGACTGGCTCAGACTTAGAAATTGAAAGTCGCGCACAAGTGGTCATTGATCAGCTTGAGGGCGATGCCTTTGACATAACACTACCGGCACAAAAGCTATTAACGATTGTGCGCTCCTTACCTGAGGGGGTTAGTGTTAATCTCACTTTTGAAGCACAACGTTGTACGCTCACAGCAGGACGCTCCTCATTTAAATTATCGACTTTGCCCGCTGCAGACTACCCGCACTTGGATTTATCGCGGGTTGAGCTTGCCTTGCAAATGAGCCAAGCCCAATTAAAGCAAATGTTAGCGCAAACCAGTTTTGCTATGGCATCGCAAGATGTGCGTTTTTATTTAAATGGGATGCTGTTTGATGTCAGCCCACAGGCTTTGCGTTTAGTAGCAACGGATGGTCATCGTCTGTCAACCACCGCCTTAGAGGCCGACTTTGCAAGCTTAACACCCATGCAAGTGATTGTGCCGCGTAAGGGTATTGTTGAGCTTGGTAAATTACTACAAGCATCTGATGATTTAGTTGAGCTGGCTTTTGCGAAAAACTACCTTACTGTAAAGTTAGCCGACATAGTGTTTACTTGTAAGTTGATTGAAGGGCGTTATCCCGATTTTCGTCGAGTTATTCCGCAGAATAATGAAGTTGCCGTACAAACTGACCGAGAGTTGTTGCGTGCCATATTACAACGTGCGGCCATTTTGTCTAATGAACGCTTTAAAGGCGTAAGAATGGTTATTGATAACAACTTATTGACGGTTCATGCGCAAAATACCGAGCAAGATGAATCTAATGAGGATATGGCAATAGACTATCTTGGCGATAAAATTGAAATTGGCTTTAATGTAAGTTACCTCTTGGATGTTATTCAAGCGGTGAAAGATGATCATATTGTTCTAAGTTTAAAAGATAATAGCAGTTCGTGTTTAATTTCGACCGCTGACGGTCTAATTACGGCACAACATGTTGTTATGCCAATGCGACTATAG
- a CDS encoding NAD(P)/FAD-dependent oxidoreductase — MKKLKLSRRQAIQLAAAGVAMPTAFALSGCETTGRKGAGHVVVIGGGFGGGATAKYLKRYNPELNVTMIEPNTTYVTCPGSNWVLAGFTEMNEITHNYDAAKKNGINVVHEMVANVDPAKQTVTLASGKTMSYDRLVMSPGIDFKWDVHAGISQAAETAMPHAYKAGPQTLLLRDQLRAMPDGGTFVMVPPPNPFRCPPGPYERAAMVAHYLKNNKPKSKILILDQKNAFSKQGLFQKGWELNYGQMIEWVSMDDGGRLNSIDVAGKTIDAAYGKVKGDVVNYIPPQRAGKLAQTTGLTNDSGFCPVNQITFESTIHKNIHVIGDASIASPMPKSGHSAVSQAKATAANIVLAMQGEEPIWAKNVNTCYSLVTPDYAISVAAIYDIVDGKIAAVQGAGGVSPGDADAEYRRTEANYTRGWYRSITDEVWS; from the coding sequence ATGAAAAAATTAAAATTATCGCGTCGTCAGGCCATCCAATTGGCGGCGGCAGGTGTTGCTATGCCAACAGCATTTGCCTTGTCAGGTTGTGAAACGACAGGTCGTAAAGGTGCTGGACATGTTGTCGTCATTGGTGGTGGCTTTGGTGGTGGTGCAACCGCAAAATATTTAAAGCGTTATAATCCAGAATTAAATGTAACAATGATCGAACCTAATACCACCTATGTAACGTGCCCTGGCTCTAACTGGGTTTTGGCGGGTTTCACTGAAATGAATGAAATCACCCACAACTATGATGCCGCTAAGAAAAATGGTATTAATGTGGTTCATGAAATGGTGGCCAATGTTGATCCGGCCAAACAGACGGTAACCCTTGCGAGTGGTAAAACCATGAGTTATGACCGTTTAGTTATGTCACCAGGTATTGACTTCAAATGGGACGTACATGCGGGCATTTCGCAAGCCGCTGAAACAGCTATGCCTCATGCCTACAAAGCCGGTCCGCAAACGTTACTATTACGTGATCAACTGCGTGCCATGCCAGACGGTGGTACATTTGTAATGGTACCGCCACCAAATCCATTCCGTTGCCCACCAGGACCTTACGAGCGTGCAGCGATGGTTGCGCATTATCTTAAAAATAATAAGCCTAAGTCTAAAATTCTAATCCTAGACCAAAAAAATGCCTTCTCTAAACAGGGTTTATTCCAAAAGGGTTGGGAGCTTAACTACGGTCAGATGATTGAATGGGTATCAATGGATGATGGCGGTCGTTTGAATAGCATTGATGTAGCTGGTAAAACCATCGATGCTGCTTATGGAAAAGTTAAAGGTGATGTCGTTAACTATATCCCACCACAGCGTGCAGGCAAGCTTGCTCAAACGACCGGCTTGACTAATGACTCTGGTTTCTGTCCGGTTAATCAGATTACTTTTGAATCAACTATTCATAAAAATATCCATGTGATTGGGGATGCTTCTATTGCCAGCCCAATGCCAAAATCTGGCCATTCCGCTGTAAGCCAAGCTAAGGCTACTGCGGCCAATATTGTTTTAGCAATGCAAGGCGAAGAGCCTATTTGGGCGAAAAATGTCAATACGTGTTACTCACTTGTAACACCAGACTATGCCATTTCTGTTGCGGCAATCTATGACATCGTTGATGGAAAGATTGCTGCTGTACAGGGTGCTGGAGGAGTTTCACCGGGCGATGCTGATGCAGAATACCGCCGAACTGAAGCAAACTACACGCGTGGTTGGTATCGTAGTATTACTGACGAGGTCTGGAGCTAA
- a CDS encoding c-type cytochrome, producing the protein MNKKLLPLAGLLIGLFVIPSAHAVDRGELLANSCFSCHGYDGRLDNAEIIPLANYPASLIISQMKAYRDGTRQGTIMNRHARGYTDEEIELMANYIGLQGQ; encoded by the coding sequence ATGAATAAGAAACTCCTACCTCTTGCTGGTCTACTTATAGGTTTATTTGTAATTCCTAGCGCCCATGCGGTCGATCGCGGTGAACTCCTAGCTAATAGTTGTTTTTCATGCCATGGCTATGATGGTCGATTAGATAACGCAGAAATCATTCCGCTGGCTAACTACCCCGCTTCCCTTATAATCAGCCAAATGAAAGCCTATCGTGATGGTACACGTCAGGGCACGATTATGAATCGTCATGCCCGTGGTTACACCGATGAAGAAATCGAATTAATGGCAAATTACATTGGTTTACAAGGACAATAA
- the moaE gene encoding molybdopterin synthase catalytic subunit MoaE, giving the protein MSNPFVRVQEADFDLTTEVNWLRAQHSDVGAVVSFIGTVRDINQGDEVNQLELEHYPGMTEKALEAIRQQAHQRWHLESSLIIHRIGKMQPKDQIVLVAVASRHRENAFHAAHFIMDYLKTNAPFWKKEWTPDGERWVDARLSDEQAMQRWLS; this is encoded by the coding sequence GTGAGTAATCCCTTCGTTCGTGTTCAAGAGGCCGATTTTGATTTGACCACGGAAGTGAACTGGTTGCGCGCGCAACACAGCGATGTCGGTGCGGTGGTCAGTTTTATTGGTACTGTGCGCGATATCAACCAGGGTGATGAGGTGAATCAACTGGAGTTGGAGCACTATCCTGGTATGACGGAAAAAGCACTTGAAGCGATTCGTCAACAGGCCCACCAACGTTGGCATTTGGAATCGAGTTTGATTATTCACCGCATTGGCAAAATGCAGCCGAAAGACCAAATTGTATTGGTTGCTGTCGCCAGTCGCCATCGTGAAAATGCGTTTCATGCGGCGCATTTTATTATGGATTATTTAAAAACCAATGCACCCTTTTGGAAGAAAGAATGGACTCCTGATGGTGAACGTTGGGTTGATGCCCGACTCAGTGACGAACAAGCCATGCAGCGTTGGTTAAGTTAA
- the moaA gene encoding GTP 3',8-cyclase MoaA has translation MSNTGELIDPFQRKIEYLRVSVTDRCNYRCGYCMPEQGVHPEGKHTEYLSFEELTRIIAAFTRLGVKKIRLTGGEPLVRKGLAEFAQELKRLPGLVDLALSTNAHYLDKHAPQLAAAIDRVNISMDSLDANKFQHITRGGDLAKVMNGIDAALAHDMRPVKINMVVMKGTNDDEIEAMVDFGIQKGVEVRFIETMPIGPAGVSMMDQHYAADAILKRVKDHVGTDLIPCQSRSHDGPARNFKIAGTDAKIGVISAVSDHFCASCNRVRLTARGFLALCLGQEDGMDLRSPLRNGATDDELEALIVKAITMKPERHFFRENVHNIEFRQMVSLGG, from the coding sequence ATGAGTAATACCGGAGAATTAATCGATCCATTCCAGCGCAAAATTGAATATTTGCGCGTATCAGTGACGGATCGTTGTAATTATCGTTGCGGGTATTGTATGCCTGAGCAAGGCGTGCATCCGGAAGGCAAGCATACCGAATACTTGTCATTTGAAGAGTTAACGCGAATAATTGCGGCGTTTACGCGCTTGGGTGTGAAAAAAATTCGCTTAACCGGCGGTGAACCTTTAGTGCGCAAGGGACTGGCCGAGTTCGCTCAAGAATTAAAACGCTTACCAGGCCTGGTGGATTTAGCTTTATCGACCAATGCCCATTATCTAGACAAGCATGCGCCCCAATTAGCAGCGGCGATTGATCGGGTGAATATTTCGATGGATTCACTGGACGCGAACAAGTTTCAGCACATTACCCGTGGCGGCGACCTTGCCAAAGTTATGAACGGTATTGATGCCGCGTTGGCGCACGACATGCGCCCGGTCAAAATAAATATGGTGGTGATGAAAGGCACCAACGATGATGAAATCGAAGCGATGGTCGATTTTGGCATTCAAAAAGGGGTTGAAGTGCGCTTTATTGAAACCATGCCGATTGGCCCAGCTGGTGTGTCGATGATGGATCAACATTATGCGGCGGATGCCATCTTAAAACGGGTCAAAGATCATGTCGGCACCGATTTGATCCCATGCCAAAGTCGCTCGCATGATGGCCCGGCGCGCAATTTTAAAATCGCGGGTACTGATGCCAAAATCGGTGTTATCTCCGCAGTCTCCGATCACTTTTGTGCTAGTTGTAACCGGGTAAGATTAACCGCACGTGGGTTTTTAGCCCTGTGTTTAGGGCAAGAAGATGGTATGGATTTACGCTCGCCCCTGCGCAATGGTGCCACGGACGATGAGTTAGAAGCCTTGATTGTTAAAGCGATTACCATGAAGCCAGAGCGACACTTTTTCCGTGAGAATGTTCACAATATCGAATTTAGACAAATGGTATCTCTGGGTGGTTGA
- the moaD gene encoding molybdopterin converting factor subunit 1: MSGVNILYFASFREKFGQAQERLPAEFGTVGELLNKLAQRGDEWRETLIEQGRVQIAVNQDMANADTPLKAGDEVALFPPVTGG, encoded by the coding sequence ATGAGCGGTGTAAACATTTTATATTTTGCTAGTTTTCGGGAAAAGTTTGGCCAGGCACAAGAACGCTTGCCGGCCGAATTTGGTACGGTTGGTGAACTACTTAACAAACTCGCGCAACGCGGTGATGAGTGGCGCGAAACCTTGATTGAACAAGGGCGGGTACAAATTGCCGTCAACCAAGACATGGCCAATGCGGATACTCCGCTAAAAGCGGGTGATGAAGTGGCGCTTTTTCCACCAGTAACCGGGGGTTAA